The Deinococcus hopiensis KR-140 genome has a window encoding:
- the pulA gene encoding pullulanase-type alpha-1,6-glucosidase, producing MKRIATLLTFALAAAAAAQSALPANTARVHYQRPDGAYTGWGLHVWEDTTATVDWAKPLVQSGKDDFGAYFDIPLKPNAQQLGLIVHKGDTKDVDADLWFDLSRGREVFLKSGSKQVAYAKGAAANVDATKQPVAQAPAPTTAPAATPTANTAPPIAENVLRVRYVRPDGKYDGWGLHAWEDTTAAVEWSKPLPPTGKDAGGVYWDVPLKAGAQKVGFLVHKGDDKDPGADMFADLSKGREVTVTSGKAEFAYGTPAALGDPPVPTGVARINYFRPDGKYGDWGLHVWEDTTAQVEWTKPLPQTGKNAFGVYWDVPLKTGWKKLNFIVHKGDEKDPGPDMTLTQEAGNQAWVVSGNQNVFTTRPDTTVKVVGNIREQAAIMLGRDLVAVKQDLVQPGAFLTLHASPDASLKLTPAGVEGGTALALNEVEGGLTPALKAKVPYLADYALLRVFEGDRAKVEGALRGQLAVSSVMPDGTLLGATGVQTAWALDDLYTYGGPLGVTWQGGRPTLRLWAPTAQDVKLRLSDAKGSNERTAALTRDAKGVWSVQGDANWKGMGYRYEVKVFAPSTGKIETNVVTDPYAVALTLNSARGILADLSDAAQKPTGWDSLKKPELRSVSDLSFYELHLRDFSVLDATVPAAERGTYLAFTRSGSTGMKHLKALADAGLKAVHLLPTFDIASINEDKGQWKTLGDLSKFSSSSEEQQKAVTAVKDADAYNWGYDPYHYMVPEGSYAVNPDARTKEYRSMVMALNGAGLRVVQDVVFNHTAASGEAQTSVLDKIVPGYYHRLNATGAVENSTCCSNTATEHNMMRKLMVDTLVLMAKAYRVDGFRFDLMGHHMVADIQAARQALNALTLERDGVDGKKIYLYGEGWDFGEVQGGKRGPNATQVGLFGQGTGTFNDRLRDAVRGGNPFGGLQEQGFATGLSVLPNGQPGNADVAKALKLADQVRVGLTGNLRDYTFTNAQGQKVKGGAVDYNGAPTGYAASPRESINYVSAHDNQTLYDAVLLKAPLTATPAQRTRMQNLANSVVLLGEALPFSQAGDEFLRSKSFDTDSYNSGDWFNALDFSLRDNGFGRGLPPAEKNGGNWALYRTLLGNAALKPGTAEMARAFDHYREMLRVRYSSSLFRLETAQQVEQALTFLNTGPKQVPGVIAMKLSGPVSPTNPYRNVVVIFNGSGGTADLSDPSLAGLNLTLHPALQAGSDAVVKASKASGNAVSVPGLTTAVFVGK from the coding sequence ATGAAAAGAATCGCGACGTTGCTGACGTTCGCGCTGGCCGCTGCCGCCGCCGCGCAATCTGCCCTGCCCGCCAACACGGCCCGCGTCCACTACCAACGCCCCGACGGCGCGTATACCGGCTGGGGCCTGCACGTGTGGGAAGACACCACGGCGACGGTGGACTGGGCCAAGCCCCTCGTCCAGAGCGGTAAGGACGACTTCGGCGCGTATTTCGATATTCCCCTCAAGCCCAATGCCCAGCAACTCGGGTTGATCGTCCACAAGGGCGACACGAAGGATGTGGACGCGGACCTGTGGTTCGATCTGTCCAGGGGGCGGGAAGTGTTCCTGAAGTCGGGGAGCAAGCAGGTGGCTTACGCAAAGGGCGCAGCGGCGAACGTGGACGCGACGAAACAGCCCGTGGCGCAGGCGCCGGCTCCCACCACAGCTCCGGCGGCAACGCCCACCGCCAACACTGCCCCTCCCATTGCGGAAAATGTCTTGCGCGTGCGCTACGTCCGCCCAGATGGCAAGTACGACGGCTGGGGCCTGCACGCCTGGGAAGACACCACCGCCGCCGTGGAGTGGAGCAAGCCGCTGCCCCCCACCGGCAAGGATGCGGGCGGCGTGTACTGGGACGTGCCGCTCAAGGCGGGCGCGCAGAAAGTCGGCTTCCTCGTCCACAAGGGCGACGACAAGGACCCAGGGGCGGACATGTTCGCGGACCTGAGCAAGGGCCGGGAAGTCACGGTCACGAGCGGGAAGGCCGAGTTCGCCTACGGTACCCCCGCCGCCCTGGGTGACCCGCCCGTGCCCACCGGAGTCGCCCGCATCAACTACTTCCGCCCGGACGGCAAGTACGGGGACTGGGGCCTGCACGTCTGGGAGGACACCACCGCGCAGGTGGAATGGACCAAGCCCTTGCCGCAGACCGGCAAGAACGCCTTCGGCGTGTACTGGGACGTGCCCCTGAAGACCGGCTGGAAGAAGCTGAACTTCATCGTTCACAAGGGCGACGAGAAAGACCCGGGGCCGGACATGACCCTGACGCAGGAAGCGGGCAATCAGGCGTGGGTTGTCAGCGGCAATCAGAACGTGTTCACCACCCGTCCGGACACCACGGTGAAGGTGGTGGGCAATATCAGGGAGCAGGCCGCCATCATGTTGGGCCGCGACCTCGTGGCCGTGAAACAGGACCTCGTGCAGCCCGGCGCGTTCCTGACACTCCACGCCTCGCCCGACGCCTCGCTCAAACTCACCCCGGCGGGGGTGGAGGGTGGCACGGCCCTGGCGCTCAACGAGGTGGAAGGCGGCCTGACCCCAGCGCTGAAGGCCAAGGTTCCCTACCTCGCCGACTACGCCCTGCTGCGGGTGTTCGAGGGGGACCGCGCGAAGGTGGAGGGTGCCCTGCGTGGGCAGCTTGCCGTGAGCAGCGTGATGCCGGACGGCACCTTGCTGGGAGCGACGGGCGTGCAAACGGCGTGGGCCCTTGATGACCTCTACACCTACGGTGGTCCCCTCGGCGTGACCTGGCAGGGGGGCCGCCCCACCCTGCGCCTGTGGGCCCCCACCGCCCAGGATGTCAAGCTGCGGCTGAGCGACGCCAAGGGCAGCAACGAGCGCACCGCCGCCCTGACCCGTGATGCCAAGGGCGTGTGGAGCGTGCAGGGCGACGCGAACTGGAAGGGGATGGGCTACCGCTACGAGGTCAAGGTCTTTGCGCCGAGTACGGGCAAGATCGAGACGAACGTGGTGACGGACCCCTACGCCGTCGCGCTGACCCTGAACAGCGCGCGCGGTATTCTCGCAGACCTCAGTGACGCGGCCCAGAAGCCTACCGGCTGGGACAGCCTGAAAAAGCCGGAATTGCGCTCGGTCAGCGACCTCTCCTTCTACGAACTGCACTTGCGCGACTTCAGCGTACTGGACGCGACCGTGCCTGCCGCCGAGCGCGGCACCTACCTCGCCTTTACGCGGAGCGGCAGCACGGGCATGAAGCACCTGAAAGCCCTGGCCGACGCGGGCCTCAAGGCTGTTCACCTGCTGCCTACCTTCGACATCGCCTCCATCAACGAGGACAAGGGCCAGTGGAAGACGCTGGGGGACCTCTCCAAATTCAGCTCCAGCAGCGAGGAGCAGCAAAAGGCCGTGACCGCTGTCAAGGACGCCGACGCCTACAACTGGGGCTACGATCCCTACCACTACATGGTGCCCGAAGGCAGCTACGCGGTGAACCCGGACGCCCGGACGAAGGAATACCGCTCCATGGTGATGGCCCTGAACGGGGCCGGGCTGCGCGTGGTGCAGGACGTGGTGTTCAACCACACGGCGGCGAGCGGGGAAGCGCAGACCTCGGTGCTGGACAAGATCGTGCCCGGCTACTACCACCGCCTGAACGCCACGGGTGCCGTGGAAAATTCCACCTGCTGCTCAAATACGGCCACCGAGCACAACATGATGCGCAAGCTGATGGTGGACACGCTGGTACTGATGGCCAAGGCGTACAGGGTGGACGGCTTCCGCTTCGACCTGATGGGACACCACATGGTGGCCGACATCCAGGCCGCCCGGCAGGCGCTGAACGCCCTTACCCTGGAACGGGACGGCGTGGACGGCAAGAAGATCTACCTCTACGGCGAGGGCTGGGACTTCGGGGAGGTGCAGGGCGGCAAGCGCGGGCCGAACGCCACGCAAGTAGGCCTCTTCGGTCAGGGCACCGGCACCTTCAATGACCGCCTGCGCGATGCGGTACGTGGCGGCAACCCCTTCGGCGGCCTGCAGGAGCAGGGCTTTGCGACGGGCCTGTCCGTGCTGCCCAATGGACAGCCGGGGAACGCCGACGTGGCAAAGGCCCTGAAACTCGCCGATCAGGTGCGCGTGGGCCTGACGGGCAACCTGCGTGATTACACGTTCACGAACGCGCAGGGCCAGAAGGTCAAGGGCGGCGCAGTGGACTACAACGGCGCGCCCACCGGTTACGCGGCCAGTCCCCGCGAGAGCATCAACTACGTCTCCGCGCACGACAACCAGACCCTGTACGACGCCGTTCTGCTCAAGGCCCCCCTCACCGCCACGCCCGCGCAGCGGACCCGGATGCAAAACCTCGCCAACAGCGTGGTCCTGCTGGGCGAAGCCCTTCCCTTCAGCCAGGCGGGCGACGAGTTCCTGCGCTCCAAGAGCTTCGACACCGACTCGTACAACAGCGGCGACTGGTTCAACGCGCTCGACTTCAGCCTGCGGGACAACGGCTTTGGCCGGGGTCTTCCCCCTGCCGAGAAGAACGGGGGCAACTGGGCGCTCTACCGCACGCTGCTGGGCAACGCGGCGTTGAAACCAGGCACGGCGGAGATGGCGCGGGCCTTCGACCACTACCGCGAGATGCTGCGGGTCCGCTACTCCTCGTCCCTCTTCCGGTTGGAGACGGCCCAGCAGGTGGAGCAGGCCCTCACCTTCCTGAACACGGGGCCCAAGCAAGTGCCCGGCGTCATCGCCATGAAGCTCAGCGGCCCCGTCAGCCCGACGAACCCCTACCGCAATGTGGTGGTGATCTTCAAC
- a CDS encoding FAD:protein FMN transferase yields the protein MSPRLLSRLGERLRPPHHLRSVYERLLGTEVEVQVVAGTQVQAEAAEDAALCEIERLTTVLNRFDPESEFSRWLQTRGAPVLLSPDLRAVLQHADTWRERTRGAWHPGADALGVLWREAAALGKEPDAAELERLTGELQAAPWVLHPGGTATLHAAYPLGLNALAKGHVVDRALEAALNCPGVRSVLVNAGGDLHARGEAGVVVAVADPFTPRDDTPPVAHVPVRNAALATSGGAHRGYQVGAAWHSHLLDPRTGRPVTGVPGVTVLAPDCCTADALATALSVLSLTEGLLLVDGVPDAAALLVTRDGARHTSARWPASSPHPDLSPPGVDPHV from the coding sequence GTGTCTCCCCGCCTCCTCTCCCGCCTGGGTGAGCGCTTGCGCCCGCCCCATCACCTGCGAAGCGTGTATGAGCGCCTGCTGGGCACCGAAGTCGAGGTGCAGGTGGTGGCGGGCACCCAGGTCCAGGCCGAGGCCGCTGAGGACGCCGCGCTGTGCGAGATCGAGCGGCTGACGACGGTCCTCAACCGCTTTGATCCGGAAAGTGAATTTTCGCGCTGGCTGCAGACGCGTGGGGCACCGGTTCTCCTCAGTCCGGACCTGCGCGCTGTGTTGCAGCACGCGGACACGTGGCGTGAGCGGACGCGTGGGGCGTGGCATCCGGGGGCCGACGCCCTTGGTGTTTTGTGGCGCGAAGCCGCGGCCCTGGGGAAGGAACCGGACGCAGCAGAACTGGAGCGCCTGACCGGGGAACTCCAGGCCGCGCCCTGGGTCCTGCATCCCGGCGGCACCGCCACGCTGCACGCTGCCTATCCGCTGGGGCTGAATGCTCTGGCGAAGGGCCACGTGGTGGACCGGGCCCTGGAAGCGGCGCTGAACTGTCCCGGCGTGCGTTCGGTCCTCGTCAACGCAGGTGGGGACCTGCACGCGCGGGGTGAGGCGGGCGTCGTCGTCGCCGTGGCCGATCCCTTCACCCCCCGGGACGACACGCCGCCCGTCGCCCACGTACCGGTCCGAAATGCGGCCCTCGCCACGAGCGGGGGCGCGCACCGGGGATATCAAGTGGGGGCGGCCTGGCACTCGCACCTGCTCGATCCCCGCACTGGGCGCCCTGTGACGGGCGTGCCCGGCGTGACCGTCCTCGCGCCCGACTGCTGCACTGCGGACGCACTTGCGACGGCCCTCAGCGTGCTGTCCCTCACCGAGGGGCTGCTCCTGGTGGACGGGGTACCGGACGCCGCCGCCCTCCTCGTGACCCGGGACGGTGCGCGGCACACGAGCGCCCGCTGGCCCGCTTCCTCCCCCCATCCTGATCTTTCCCCTCCTGGAGTCGATCCCCATGTCTGA
- a CDS encoding DUF2271 domain-containing protein — MSETRRSFLNKLALATGALTLSRFLPAGAASAPKKWATGMGLDIAFTVATQAGGRVKRPYVAVWIEDEQGKPVRTLTVWAQTTGRGPRWIPDLRRWYRQSSALLDTVSSATRNPGSYAVAWDGKTDAGALSSQGTYYVCIESAREHGPYSLVREAVTVGATAFKKDLTPNGDIEAARVQLGKA; from the coding sequence ATGTCTGAAACCCGCCGCAGCTTTCTGAACAAACTCGCCCTCGCCACGGGAGCGCTGACCCTCTCGCGCTTCCTGCCCGCCGGGGCCGCCTCTGCCCCCAAAAAGTGGGCCACGGGCATGGGCCTCGACATCGCCTTTACCGTCGCCACCCAGGCGGGCGGCCGGGTCAAGCGGCCCTACGTCGCCGTCTGGATCGAGGACGAGCAGGGCAAGCCCGTGCGTACCCTGACCGTCTGGGCGCAGACCACCGGTCGTGGTCCCCGCTGGATTCCGGACCTGCGGCGCTGGTACCGCCAGAGCAGCGCGCTGCTTGATACCGTGAGCAGCGCCACCCGCAACCCCGGCTCCTACGCGGTGGCCTGGGACGGCAAGACCGACGCGGGGGCGCTGAGCAGCCAGGGCACCTATTACGTCTGCATCGAGTCCGCACGCGAGCACGGCCCCTACAGCCTGGTGCGCGAGGCCGTGACGGTGGGGGCCACCGCCTTCAAGAAGGACCTGACCCCGAACGGCGACATTGAGGCGGCGCGTGTCCAGCTCGGCAAGGCCTGA
- a CDS encoding PepSY-associated TM helix domain-containing protein, with amino-acid sequence MSSSARPERSGPQQGGPGAGTERVRPARRPRTLKARTHSWARTLHTYTSMISLLTVLFFSLTGITLNHPDWAFGNAETRREVTGTLPTGWIGRGQVNWLMVAEELRAQQGLKGRAGDTRLDGNEASLSFKAPGYGADAFIDVRTGKYTLTIDAQGAVAVMNDLHRGRDAGGAWAWVIDASGVFLALVSLTGLVILLYLRKTRVPALLTMLGGAALLLLLMRGAVG; translated from the coding sequence GTGTCCAGCTCGGCAAGGCCTGAACGGTCTGGGCCTCAGCAGGGCGGCCCGGGGGCAGGCACGGAGCGGGTTCGGCCCGCCCGCCGTCCCCGCACGCTCAAGGCCCGGACCCACTCCTGGGCCCGCACCCTGCACACCTACACGAGCATGATCAGCCTGCTCACCGTACTGTTCTTCTCGCTGACCGGCATCACCCTCAACCATCCTGACTGGGCCTTTGGCAATGCCGAGACGCGGCGGGAGGTCACGGGTACCCTGCCCACCGGCTGGATCGGGCGTGGGCAGGTGAACTGGCTGATGGTGGCCGAGGAACTGCGGGCCCAGCAGGGCCTCAAGGGCCGCGCCGGCGATACGCGGCTTGACGGCAACGAGGCAAGCCTCAGCTTCAAGGCCCCTGGTTACGGGGCCGACGCCTTTATCGATGTCCGCACCGGCAAGTACACCCTGACCATCGACGCGCAGGGTGCCGTCGCCGTGATGAACGACCTGCACCGGGGCCGCGACGCAGGCGGTGCCTGGGCCTGGGTAATCGACGCCAGTGGCGTGTTCCTGGCCCTGGTGTCCCTGACGGGTCTGGTGATCTTGCTGTACCTGCGCAAGACCCGCGTGCCCGCTCTCCTGACCATGCTGGGCGGCGCGGCGCTGCTGCTCCTGCTGATGCGGGGGGCAGTGGGGTAA
- a CDS encoding glycoside hydrolase family 3 protein, protein MSHPLSPLPLSPEGQQLVDRLLGEMTLDEKIGQMTQPEKNSVQPGDVARLALGSVLSGGGGNPEPNTPQSWRDMVTTFHEEALTSRLGIPLIYGVDAVHGHNNVVGATVFPHNIGLGATRNPELVRQIGRATALEIAATNVRWTFAPAVSIPQDVRWGRSYEGYSQDTEVVSSLAAALVEGLRGEAWNSSTSALPSVKHFIADGATTYGTSERVDRNALEVDRTLAIAQMGESLVELVDQGAWQLDQGDSLIDEATLREVHLPPYRAAIEAGALNVMVSYSAWQGHKMHGHRYLVTDVLKGELNFGGFVVSDWAGVDQIHPDDYDRSVADSINAGVDMVMVPFDAEKFIAALRGAVERGEVSGERIDDAVRRILTAKVALGLFAQPHTDPALLDAVGCDEHRAIARQAVRESLVLLKNAGDVLPLDPQAPALLVVGEAADDVGAQCGGWTVTWMGGHGPTTPGTTVLAGLRAELGEDRVHYSADGQAEGRFPVAVAVVAEEPYAEGMGDRTELRLSARQLDLLARVRPQCDRLVVVLLSGRPLVVTEQLADWDAFVAAWLPGTEGRGVADVLCGTYPFTGRLSFDWPRSHTDLPRTASSDALWRLGYGLMAQGVRDALTI, encoded by the coding sequence ATGTCCCACCCCCTCTCTCCCCTCCCCCTTTCGCCCGAAGGCCAGCAGCTCGTCGACCGGCTGCTCGGTGAAATGACGCTCGACGAGAAGATCGGGCAGATGACCCAGCCCGAGAAAAATAGCGTTCAGCCCGGCGACGTGGCCCGCCTCGCGCTCGGCTCGGTCCTGAGCGGCGGCGGTGGCAACCCAGAGCCCAACACGCCGCAGTCCTGGCGGGACATGGTGACGACCTTCCACGAAGAAGCGCTGACCTCACGCCTCGGCATTCCGCTGATCTACGGTGTAGACGCTGTTCACGGTCACAACAACGTGGTGGGCGCGACCGTCTTTCCGCACAACATCGGCCTGGGCGCCACCCGCAATCCGGAGCTCGTGCGTCAGATCGGCCGCGCCACTGCGCTGGAAATCGCCGCCACGAACGTGCGCTGGACCTTCGCGCCTGCCGTAAGCATTCCGCAGGACGTGCGGTGGGGCCGCAGCTACGAGGGCTACAGCCAGGACACAGAGGTGGTGTCCTCCCTGGCCGCCGCGCTCGTGGAGGGCCTGCGGGGCGAGGCCTGGAATAGCTCCACCTCGGCGCTGCCCTCGGTCAAGCACTTCATCGCTGATGGGGCCACGACCTACGGCACCTCGGAGCGGGTGGACCGCAACGCGCTGGAAGTGGACCGGACCCTCGCCATCGCACAGATGGGCGAGAGCCTGGTGGAACTCGTGGACCAGGGCGCGTGGCAACTCGACCAGGGCGACAGCCTGATTGATGAGGCCACCCTGCGCGAGGTTCACCTGCCCCCCTACAGGGCCGCCATTGAGGCGGGAGCGCTGAACGTGATGGTCTCCTACAGCGCGTGGCAGGGCCACAAGATGCACGGGCACCGCTACCTGGTCACGGACGTGCTCAAGGGGGAGCTGAATTTCGGGGGCTTCGTGGTTTCGGACTGGGCGGGCGTCGACCAGATCCACCCGGACGACTACGACCGCTCGGTGGCCGACAGCATCAATGCGGGTGTGGACATGGTGATGGTGCCCTTCGATGCCGAAAAGTTCATCGCGGCCCTGCGTGGAGCGGTGGAACGCGGCGAGGTCTCAGGCGAACGCATCGACGACGCCGTGCGCCGCATCCTCACCGCCAAGGTGGCCCTGGGCCTCTTCGCGCAGCCCCACACCGATCCTGCCCTGCTGGACGCCGTGGGCTGCGACGAGCACCGCGCCATTGCCCGCCAGGCCGTGCGCGAATCGCTGGTGCTGCTCAAGAACGCGGGCGACGTGTTGCCCCTGGACCCGCAGGCCCCCGCCCTGCTCGTGGTAGGTGAGGCCGCCGACGACGTCGGCGCGCAGTGCGGCGGCTGGACCGTGACGTGGATGGGCGGCCACGGACCCACCACGCCCGGTACCACCGTCCTGGCAGGCCTGCGCGCAGAACTGGGCGAGGACCGGGTGCACTACAGCGCGGACGGGCAGGCGGAGGGCCGCTTTCCCGTGGCCGTGGCCGTGGTGGCGGAAGAGCCCTACGCCGAGGGCATGGGCGACCGCACCGAACTGCGTCTCTCGGCCCGGCAACTCGACCTGCTTGCCCGGGTGCGGCCGCAGTGTGACCGCCTCGTGGTGGTGCTGCTCTCGGGCCGTCCCCTCGTCGTCACCGAGCAACTGGCCGACTGGGACGCTTTCGTCGCCGCGTGGCTGCCCGGCACCGAGGGGCGGGGCGTGGCGGACGTGCTGTGCGGAACGTACCCCTTCACGGGCCGCCTGTCCTTCGACTGGCCGCGCTCGCACACCGACCTGCCGCGCACCGCGAGCAGCGACGCCCTGTGGCGGCTGGGCTACGGCCTGATGGCCCAGGGCGTGCGGGACGCGCTGACAATCTGA
- a CDS encoding ABC transporter ATP-binding protein: MPPIDLSAADSFLPALELEGLTKVFSVGRSGRSVTAVNDLTLTLKRGEVLGLVGESGSGKSTVARLIAHLHEPTRGEMRLGGELVPRPLRGKALKRLRGRVQMIFQDPFASLNPLHTIGYILARPLKIHGHTGGDVNAQVSALLDRVGLSPGASYAAKKPHELSGGQRQRVVIARALAAQPELILADEPTSALDVSIRLDIMNLLLDLRDREGLSMLFITHDLAGARYMSDRVAVMYAGHLVEIGPADRVIGEPQMPYTRLLKSAAPNPDGYFAQAGMEVRGEIPDLQNLPPGCPFEPRCPHARPVCREGLPRMYDVGEGGHQARCILHDPELAAQPPLHPATLPLPGGRPAALG; the protein is encoded by the coding sequence ATGCCGCCGATTGACCTTTCCGCCGCCGATTCCTTTCTCCCCGCGCTGGAATTGGAGGGCCTGACCAAGGTGTTTTCCGTGGGACGCTCTGGGCGCAGCGTGACGGCCGTGAACGACCTGACGCTGACCCTAAAGCGCGGCGAGGTGCTGGGGCTGGTGGGCGAATCAGGCAGCGGCAAGAGCACCGTGGCCCGCCTGATCGCGCACCTGCACGAGCCGACGCGCGGCGAGATGCGCCTGGGGGGCGAGCTTGTGCCCCGCCCCCTGCGCGGAAAGGCCCTCAAGCGGCTGCGGGGCCGGGTCCAGATGATTTTTCAAGACCCCTTCGCCAGCCTCAACCCGCTGCACACCATCGGCTATATCCTCGCGCGCCCCCTCAAGATTCACGGACACACGGGCGGCGACGTGAACGCGCAGGTCAGCGCCCTGCTCGACCGCGTGGGCCTGTCGCCCGGCGCGAGCTACGCGGCCAAAAAACCCCACGAGCTGTCGGGCGGGCAGCGCCAGCGCGTCGTGATTGCCCGCGCCCTGGCCGCGCAACCCGAGCTGATCCTGGCGGATGAGCCCACCAGCGCGCTCGACGTGTCCATCCGGCTCGATATCATGAACCTGCTGCTCGATCTGCGGGACCGCGAGGGCCTGTCCATGCTGTTCATCACGCATGACCTCGCGGGCGCGCGCTACATGAGTGACCGCGTGGCGGTGATGTACGCCGGGCACCTTGTGGAAATCGGCCCGGCAGACCGGGTGATCGGTGAGCCGCAGATGCCCTACACGCGCCTGCTCAAGAGCGCCGCCCCCAACCCCGACGGCTACTTCGCCCAAGCCGGCATGGAGGTGCGCGGCGAGATCCCGGACCTCCAGAACCTCCCGCCCGGCTGCCCCTTCGAGCCGCGCTGCCCGCACGCCCGCCCGGTGTGCCGCGAGGGGCTGCCCCGCATGTACGACGTGGGCGAGGGCGGTCACCAGGCGCGCTGCATCCTGCACGACCCCGAACTGGCCGCACAGCCGCCCCTGCACCCGGCCACCCTTCCGCTACCGGGCGGGCGGCCCGCCGCGCTCGGCTGA
- a CDS encoding dipeptide/oligopeptide/nickel ABC transporter permease/ATP-binding protein, with protein MNGVLTLLRRSPRASAGVALLAALLLLALCAPLLTRYSPTSQEFGTWLKPGGAHPLGTTPLGQDIWAQLVYGARLTLLIGFTAGLAATAIATAVGLTAAYFGGKVDEALGVLLNVFLVLPGLPLLIIVSAFLRGGGVWSIILVISLTGWAWGARVLRSQALALRNRDFVHAAVVSGEGPGRVIFAEMLPNLAGLIAASFFGTALYAVLSEAGLAFLGIGDVSQVTWGTMLYWAGAKGALLQGAWWWVAAPGLCIALLGTAFALINFGIDEVINPRVVHATRATQVLRRKKTSSGPERTGPAPLLDIRHLDAGYITPNGQVRAVRDVTLSVAPGEFLGLAGESGCGKSTLAFAATRLLDAPGAVFGGEARLAGQDLLALSSEQLRRVRWKDYSLVFQASMNILNPVLKIREQVYDAMQAHGVQDRARLEARARELFALVGLREDYLGAYPHQLSGGMKQRVVIAIALALEPKLIVMDEPTTALDVVVQRQILQEVDAVRRRLGIAVVFITHDLSLLVEMSDRIAIMYAGEVVEEAPAHHLYAQPKHPYTRQLMGAFPSLDGPRERREGIPGRPPPLSQDIAYCPFFERCPSRMPGTCDVLKPAKVEVAPGQHVACFLHSPAVKEYPDAAD; from the coding sequence ATGAACGGCGTGCTGACCCTGTTGCGGCGCTCGCCGCGCGCCTCGGCGGGCGTGGCCCTGCTGGCGGCCCTGCTGCTGCTGGCCCTGTGCGCCCCGCTGCTGACGCGCTACAGCCCCACGTCCCAGGAATTCGGCACCTGGCTGAAACCCGGCGGCGCGCATCCCCTGGGCACCACGCCCCTGGGCCAGGACATCTGGGCGCAGCTCGTGTACGGCGCGCGCTTGACGCTGCTGATCGGCTTTACTGCCGGCCTGGCCGCCACCGCCATCGCCACAGCCGTGGGCCTGACAGCGGCGTATTTCGGCGGCAAGGTCGACGAGGCGCTGGGCGTGCTGCTCAACGTCTTCCTGGTGCTGCCGGGACTGCCGCTGCTGATTATCGTCAGCGCCTTTCTGCGTGGCGGCGGCGTGTGGTCGATCATCCTGGTGATCTCGCTGACGGGCTGGGCCTGGGGAGCGCGCGTGCTCAGATCGCAGGCGCTGGCGCTGCGCAACCGCGATTTCGTCCACGCCGCCGTCGTCAGCGGTGAGGGCCCGGGCCGCGTGATTTTCGCCGAGATGCTGCCCAATTTGGCGGGCCTGATCGCCGCGAGCTTTTTCGGCACGGCGCTGTACGCGGTCCTCAGTGAGGCGGGCCTGGCCTTTCTGGGCATTGGGGACGTATCGCAGGTCACCTGGGGCACCATGCTGTACTGGGCCGGAGCCAAGGGCGCCCTGCTGCAGGGCGCGTGGTGGTGGGTCGCCGCGCCCGGGCTGTGCATCGCCCTGCTGGGCACCGCCTTCGCCCTGATCAACTTCGGAATCGACGAGGTGATCAACCCCCGCGTGGTCCACGCGACCCGCGCCACCCAGGTGCTGCGGCGCAAGAAGACCTCCAGCGGGCCCGAACGGACCGGCCCCGCGCCCCTGCTGGACATCCGCCACCTCGACGCGGGGTACATCACGCCAAACGGCCAGGTGCGCGCGGTGCGCGACGTGACGCTGAGCGTGGCGCCCGGCGAGTTCCTGGGCCTGGCGGGCGAGTCGGGCTGCGGCAAAAGCACCCTGGCCTTTGCGGCCACCCGGCTGCTGGACGCTCCCGGGGCCGTGTTCGGCGGCGAGGCGCGGCTCGCGGGGCAGGACCTGCTGGCCCTCAGCTCCGAGCAGCTGCGGCGGGTGCGCTGGAAGGACTACAGCCTGGTCTTTCAGGCGAGCATGAACATCCTCAACCCCGTGCTGAAGATCCGCGAGCAGGTCTACGACGCGATGCAGGCCCACGGCGTGCAGGACCGGGCCAGGCTGGAGGCCCGCGCCCGCGAACTGTTCGCGCTCGTTGGCCTGCGCGAGGACTATCTGGGAGCGTATCCGCACCAGCTCTCGGGCGGCATGAAGCAGCGTGTGGTGATCGCCATCGCGCTGGCGCTGGAACCCAAACTCATCGTGATGGACGAGCCGACTACCGCGCTCGACGTGGTGGTGCAGCGTCAGATTCTGCAGGAGGTGGACGCGGTGCGCCGCCGCCTGGGAATCGCCGTGGTGTTTATCACGCACGACCTGTCCCTGCTTGTGGAGATGAGCGACCGCATCGCCATCATGTACGCGGGCGAGGTGGTCGAGGAGGCTCCGGCGCACCACCTCTACGCCCAGCCCAAGCACCCGTATACCCGGCAACTGATGGGGGCCTTTCCCTCGCTGGACGGCCCGCGCGAACGCCGCGAAGGGATTCCGGGACGTCCGCCGCCCTTATCCCAGGACATCGCCTACTGCCCGTTTTTCGAGCGCTGCCCCTCGCGCATGCCCGGCACCTGTGACGTGCTCAAACCCGCCAAGGTGGAAGTCGCACCCGGGCAACACGTGGCCTGCTTCCTGCATTCCCCCGCCGTCAAGGAGTATCCGGATGCCGCCGATTGA